A stretch of DNA from Veillonellales bacterium:
AAATAAAGTAATACAGCTGCATATGCTCGTGCCAATGCGTTTTTATCTTGTGCCCGCGAGTTAAATCAGTTTTTAGAAAAATATCTACACCAAAATGAATATCCGGCATTTCTTTATAAAAGTAATCTTTATAATTTTTCATTCGCCAACTCCATGTCAATATTATGCTAAATATCAGCAACACAATTATAGCAACTAAGTAATTTTAAGACTATTATAGAACAAGAAACAGATCGTGTAAATTGCAAGACCGGGCTATCCTGAGATAGTTGCTTTTGCTGAATTTCTCTATGCCGGTTGTTACAATGATTTAATACAATGCCGCAGAAAAACAGAATAATCGGGAATTAGGCCCATTAATGTATAACGAGTGGGGCTAATTGACGTGGACATACCAAATGCGGTTGGAGTAATGGCAAGGCTGTAGAAATGATAAGTCTTGCCGCTTTTTTTATATTGACGAAATCAATAATTCATGCTAGCATACAGTCATAAGCATATACATGTTAATAACATATATATGCTTATGACTGTATGCTAGCCGTACAATGAATCCAGCTTATTGTATACAAAGCGGAGTTTAAGCAAATTGTTATTTTAAAAGGAGCGATTTTTTTATGAATGATGCATTGCCCGATAAGAGAAAGATCTTTACGCTATCTATTGCCCATTTACTCAATGACTGGTATATGAACTATATTCAGACTTTGCTGCCGTTTTTGGTAATGGCGGGGCTCAGTGTCAGCAAAGGCGCTTTTTTGGTATCGGCATTTACGATTACATCCTCTATCTTACAACCGATTTTCGGTTATCTGGTAGATCGGAGAAATCAGCGCTGGATGGTCTATGTGGGCACAATCTGGATGGCAGGGCTAGTTAGTCTTATTGGCCTGCTCAACAGCTATACGCTGCTGATTTTGGCTGCTGCGCTGTCCGGCCTGGGAACAGCCGGATTTCACCCGCAGGCATCAGCAATGGTTTCGGCAGTTAGCGGCAGCAAGAGAGGTTTCTTTCAGGCTTTTTTTACGGCAGCCGGAAATATTGGCTGGGCGCTGACGCCGGTCATGGTTGTGCCGTTTGTGGAGGCTTATGGGCTAAAATTTACGCCCCTGTTCATTATACCGGGAGTTGTCGTGGCCATATTGCTGTGGCATGCAGCGCCCAAGGCTTCAGCCAAGCCTAAAAGCGTACCTATGCCGCTCATGTCTGTTCTTCATGATTCTTGGACTGAACTTATAAAAGTTATAATCGTAGTAGCACTTCGTTCTTTAGCCTACTTCGGGTTAATTGCCTTTTTGCCGCTATATTTACAAACAACCAATGTTTCACTGAAAGTTGGCAGCTGGTTATTATTTATCATGTTGTTTTCCGGAGCTATGGGCGGCCTTGCCGGCGGATATCTGTCTGATTTATTTGGCAGAAAGCAGGTAATTGTAGGTTCACTGGTGTTGGCAAGTCCGCTGCTTTATTTATTTCTCAATACAGGCGGTTTTTTAAGCTATGTGTTCTTAGCCTTGGCTGGTGCGGCACTGCTGGCGTCATTTTCCGTGACGGTAGTGGCGGCGCAGGAGATTCTTAGTAAAAGTGCGGCTATGGCGTCAGGGCTAATGTTAGGTTTTGGAGTTGGCATTGGCGGCCTTGGCGTAGGAATTGTCGGTGTACTTGCGGAATATACAGGCCTTGCTTATGCTATTAACGTACTAATTTGGCTGCCAATCGCCGCAGGTGTGTTCGGGTTAACTATGAAGGGCAATATAAAACATTTGACGAATGCTGTTAATAGTTAGATTTAGAGAAATGTGAATTTAGGGAGAGTGTGTTACATGGCGGGAAAATCAAGAAGCGGGCAGGCTTATCGTCATACGCCCGCCTTCATTTTACTTTTTTTGGCACGTGAAGATCTGTATGGATCTGCGCTGTTAAAGGGTATGGAAAAAGAAATGCCCTGCTATCATACTGATAGTGCAATAATCTATCGTTCCTTGCGGGAACTGGAAAAAGAGGGAGCGGTGGAGTCGTATTGGGAAACAGATACTCAGGGACCGGCGCGGAAATGGTACAAAATAACGGCGAAGGGTTTGGAAAAACTCGCTGAGTTTAAAAATGACATTGAAATGCGTAAGGCAAATTTTGACTATTTTTTAGCTTCCTATAAAATTATAAAGGAAAAAAGCCAAAATAGCGAAGCTGCGGAGAAGATTAAAATATAATTTGCTGCTAATCTTAATTTGGATTCAATGAATTCTTCTATACACCCGTCCCCCTTTGCTCAGAAAATTCTTGACCTTAACATGGATGTCATACCTTACAATAAGCGAGAGGAGGGAAGAAGGATGAAGATAAAGGAACTGTCTATGCGGACAGGCGTCAGCCTGCGCTCGCTCAGGTATTATGAAAGCAAAAATTTGCTTGTGGTCAGGCGGCTCGAGAATAGCTACCGGGAATATGATGACAGCGCCGTCGAACGGGTCAAAAACATCCAGTTGTATTTAAGCCTAGGCCTGACCACGGATGAGATTGCCGAAATTATTGAATGCCCAGTGGGAATAGGCAGGGGGCGTCCGCTATGCCGTGCTGCTTATGCGCTTTATCAGGCTAAGCTGGCGGCAATAACCAGGCAAATTACTCTCCTCCAACAAGTACAGCAGGAATTGCGCACTCGTATTCAGGATTTTGTCGAAGCTGAGGGGGAGATAAGATGATTATCGACAGCCATGCACATGTTATGCAACCGCTGGCAAAGGAATTAGCATGGATGGACGAGGCTGGGATGGATAAAACCGTACTGTTTACTACCACGATCCACCCTGAGACAGCGACTAATCTGGACGAATTGTCAGGCGAGATTGAAAAGTTGTATGCTATGCTTGACGGTACACGTAATCCGGTGGAGGAAAGGATAAAATCCATTGAGAAGCTTACCAAAATAGTAAAGGACCATCCTGATAGATTTGTCGGCTTTGGTTCTATTCCTCAAGGATTATCCTATGAGGAAAATGGCAAGTGGCTTGATAACTATATCATAAAAAATGGTTTGCGTGGTGTGGGCGAACTTACGCCAGGCTCGGGTGAGGTCGGGAAACTGGAGTCGCTGTTTCAGGCGGCTGAGGACGCAGGGAGACTTCCGCTGTGGGTGCATGCTTTTTTACCCCTTACCTGGCGGGATATCAAGGAACTGTTAGAGCTTGCGCGGCACTATGCCTCCGTGCCGCTGATTCTGGGACATCTGGGCGGTCTGCACTGGCTTGAGACGCTAAAAGCAGTGCGGGATTTGCCAAGTGTATATTTGGATTTGTCGGCCGTCTACACGACTATGGCTCCGTCCTTTGCGGTTAAAGAATATCCCGAGCGCACGCTGTTTGCGTCAGACGCGCCTTTTACCTCGCCGCTGGCGGCGCGAAATCTACTTGAATCGTGCATCGAAGATGCCTATATGCGGGAGGGTGTGCTGGGCGGCAACATCGCCAAGCTGTTAAATCTATAGTAAAAAAGCTGGTATCTGAACTGAGCCAGGAAAAACAGACATTGCAAGAAAAGCCTCCAGTCGTAGGATGAAACTACGACTGGGGGCTTTTCTTTTCAGGAAAAAAGGGGGGGATGTTAAGCAATGTCATTAAGTTAAAGCATATAGGATAAATTTCCAAAAGAACCGAGTACGAAAAAAGCGTACCCGGTTCTTTTTTTTGTACAAAAAAGTTGACAACCAGACGAAAATATGCGGCGAAGCCCCTTGAATGAATACATTTTGGGAGGTTTCGCTCATGAATTTCTCTGAAAGCGTGAAACAGGTATTGTTGGGGAAAATACAGGAGATGGCAGCCTGTCCCGGAC
This window harbors:
- a CDS encoding PadR family transcriptional regulator gives rise to the protein MAGKSRSGQAYRHTPAFILLFLAREDLYGSALLKGMEKEMPCYHTDSAIIYRSLRELEKEGAVESYWETDTQGPARKWYKITAKGLEKLAEFKNDIEMRKANFDYFLASYKIIKEKSQNSEAAEKIKI
- a CDS encoding MFS transporter; amino-acid sequence: MNDALPDKRKIFTLSIAHLLNDWYMNYIQTLLPFLVMAGLSVSKGAFLVSAFTITSSILQPIFGYLVDRRNQRWMVYVGTIWMAGLVSLIGLLNSYTLLILAAALSGLGTAGFHPQASAMVSAVSGSKRGFFQAFFTAAGNIGWALTPVMVVPFVEAYGLKFTPLFIIPGVVVAILLWHAAPKASAKPKSVPMPLMSVLHDSWTELIKVIIVVALRSLAYFGLIAFLPLYLQTTNVSLKVGSWLLFIMLFSGAMGGLAGGYLSDLFGRKQVIVGSLVLASPLLYLFLNTGGFLSYVFLALAGAALLASFSVTVVAAQEILSKSAAMASGLMLGFGVGIGGLGVGIVGVLAEYTGLAYAINVLIWLPIAAGVFGLTMKGNIKHLTNAVNS
- a CDS encoding MerR family transcriptional regulator, which codes for MKIKELSMRTGVSLRSLRYYESKNLLVVRRLENSYREYDDSAVERVKNIQLYLSLGLTTDEIAEIIECPVGIGRGRPLCRAAYALYQAKLAAITRQITLLQQVQQELRTRIQDFVEAEGEIR
- a CDS encoding amidohydrolase family protein, giving the protein MIIDSHAHVMQPLAKELAWMDEAGMDKTVLFTTTIHPETATNLDELSGEIEKLYAMLDGTRNPVEERIKSIEKLTKIVKDHPDRFVGFGSIPQGLSYEENGKWLDNYIIKNGLRGVGELTPGSGEVGKLESLFQAAEDAGRLPLWVHAFLPLTWRDIKELLELARHYASVPLILGHLGGLHWLETLKAVRDLPSVYLDLSAVYTTMAPSFAVKEYPERTLFASDAPFTSPLAARNLLESCIEDAYMREGVLGGNIAKLLNL